From Phenylobacterium montanum, the proteins below share one genomic window:
- a CDS encoding hydroxymethylglutaryl-CoA lyase: MSRFIEIVEVGPRDGLQNEARPLEVEEKVEFINRLEACGIKRVEAVSFVNPRRVPQMAGAEEVMAALPTSDTRRIGLVLNRRGWDRAVESRCDEANVVVCASDGFGVRNQGAPVKDQVAAMAEIAALRQHGGGPELSLTISVAFGCPFDGEVSEEQVAAIAFEAAACGIGEIALGDTIGVADPWTVRRRIEAVRKVAPDARIRMHFHNTRNTGLANAYASVEAGVDVLDASCGGIGGCPFAPAATGNIATEDLVYMLSRAGFETGLDLGGLIQTGKWIGERLGKDAPSALTRAGVFPPQS, translated from the coding sequence ATGAGCCGCTTCATCGAGATCGTCGAGGTCGGCCCGCGCGACGGGCTGCAGAACGAGGCCCGGCCGCTGGAGGTCGAGGAGAAGGTCGAGTTCATCAACCGGCTGGAGGCCTGCGGGATCAAGCGGGTCGAGGCGGTCTCGTTCGTCAATCCGCGCCGCGTGCCGCAGATGGCCGGAGCCGAGGAGGTGATGGCCGCCCTGCCCACGAGCGACACACGCCGTATCGGCCTGGTGCTCAATCGCCGCGGCTGGGACCGGGCGGTGGAGAGCCGCTGCGACGAGGCCAATGTCGTGGTCTGCGCCTCGGACGGGTTCGGCGTCCGTAACCAGGGTGCGCCGGTGAAGGACCAGGTGGCGGCCATGGCCGAGATCGCCGCCCTGCGCCAGCATGGCGGCGGGCCCGAGCTGTCCCTGACCATCTCTGTGGCCTTCGGCTGCCCGTTCGACGGCGAGGTCAGCGAGGAGCAGGTGGCCGCCATCGCCTTCGAGGCCGCCGCCTGCGGCATAGGCGAGATCGCCCTGGGCGACACCATCGGCGTGGCCGACCCCTGGACCGTGCGCCGGCGCATCGAGGCGGTGCGCAAGGTCGCGCCGGACGCCAGGATCCGCATGCACTTCCACAACACCCGCAACACCGGCCTGGCCAACGCCTATGCCAGCGTCGAGGCGGGCGTGGACGTGCTGGACGCCAGCTGCGGCGGCATCGGCGGCTGCCCCTTCGCCCCCGCGGCCACCGGCAACATCGCCACCGAGGACCTGGTCTACATGCTGAGCCGCGCCGGCTTCGAGACCGGCCTTGACCTCGGCGGCCTGATCCAGACCGGCAAGTGGATCGGCGAGCGCCTGGGCAAGGACGCCCCCTCGGCCCTGACCCGCGCTGGGGTGTTCCCGCCGCAATCGTAA
- a CDS encoding glycosyltransferase family 2 protein, which produces MLPEFSVVVPVFNEEGAAETLAQEIAAAFAGEAVEILFVDDASTDATRLRLTALKEHLPALRVITHARNAGQSRAVRSGVMAAAAPIVITLDGDGQNDPADAPRLARRLREGPPNLAMIGGLRVARQDSLAKKWASRFGNGVRDLLLKDGAADTGCGLKAFRREAYLRLPFFDHQHRFLPALFLREGYILDFEPVGHRPRTTGASKYTNLGRLFASLPDLFGVMWLNSRARNPGAAEEV; this is translated from the coding sequence ATGCTCCCTGAATTTTCCGTAGTCGTGCCGGTGTTCAACGAAGAGGGCGCCGCCGAGACCCTGGCGCAGGAGATCGCCGCCGCCTTCGCTGGCGAAGCGGTCGAGATTCTGTTCGTCGATGACGCCTCCACCGACGCCACCCGCCTGCGGCTGACCGCGCTGAAAGAGCACCTGCCGGCATTGCGCGTCATCACTCACGCCAGGAACGCCGGCCAGAGCCGCGCCGTCCGCAGCGGGGTGATGGCCGCTGCGGCGCCGATCGTGATCACCCTGGACGGCGACGGCCAGAACGACCCGGCCGACGCCCCGCGCCTGGCCCGCCGCCTGCGCGAAGGCCCGCCGAACTTGGCCATGATCGGCGGCCTGCGCGTGGCCCGCCAGGACAGCCTGGCCAAGAAATGGGCCTCCAGATTCGGCAATGGCGTGCGCGACCTGCTGCTGAAGGACGGTGCGGCCGACACCGGCTGCGGGCTGAAGGCCTTCCGCCGCGAGGCCTATCTGCGCCTGCCCTTCTTCGACCACCAGCACCGCTTCCTGCCCGCCCTGTTCCTGCGCGAGGGCTACATCCTCGACTTCGAGCCGGTCGGCCACCGCCCCCGCACCACCGGCGCCTCGAAATACACCAACCTCGGCCGCCTTTTCGCGTCGTTGCCGGACCTGTTCGGCGTGATGTGGCTGAACTCACGCGCGAGAAACCCGGGGGCGGCGGAGGAGGTCTAA
- a CDS encoding SRPBCC domain-containing protein, whose protein sequence is MVMPLPSAFRRRDGAAEFELVRHLRQPVDKVWAALTTPQRLAAWMGVEWLSGDAPLKRGADFSYRFLNSDLESRGKVLRLEPPHVLEHSWFENVAPGTVIRWAVEPDGDGCRLTLTHRFGQVDDAPRTAAGWTSILEQLAVALEEPGAVLPAGMDDWRRLRDTYAAALPPEATRDGRRLEVGGLPALRFERRIRRPAQAVWEALTTPEGIARWMQAEAIVEPRVGGCYRLAFHDFDHVMEGAVTAWDPPRAFEYTWTEAQAGGDSLVRVTLEPDGEGCRLVLLHTLKAGGEMADFASGWHWHLDCLDDAAEGVASRFDRARWEVLRAAYGMTL, encoded by the coding sequence ATGGTCATGCCCTTGCCATCCGCCTTTCGCCGCCGGGACGGCGCGGCCGAGTTCGAGCTGGTGCGCCACCTGCGCCAGCCGGTGGACAAGGTCTGGGCCGCCCTGACCACGCCCCAACGCCTGGCCGCGTGGATGGGGGTCGAGTGGCTGTCGGGCGATGCGCCGCTCAAGCGGGGCGCCGACTTCTCCTATCGATTCCTGAACTCGGATCTCGAGAGCCGGGGCAAGGTGCTGCGCTTGGAGCCGCCGCACGTCCTGGAGCACAGCTGGTTCGAGAATGTCGCCCCGGGCACGGTGATCCGCTGGGCCGTGGAGCCGGACGGGGACGGCTGTCGCCTTACCCTGACCCACCGCTTCGGCCAGGTCGATGACGCCCCGCGCACCGCCGCGGGCTGGACCTCGATCCTGGAACAGCTGGCCGTGGCGCTGGAGGAGCCGGGCGCGGTTCTCCCGGCCGGCATGGACGATTGGCGGCGCCTGCGCGACACCTACGCCGCCGCCTTGCCGCCCGAGGCGACCCGCGACGGGCGCAGGCTCGAGGTTGGCGGCCTTCCCGCCCTGCGCTTCGAGCGGCGCATCCGCCGGCCGGCGCAAGCCGTCTGGGAGGCCCTGACCACGCCCGAAGGCATAGCCCGCTGGATGCAGGCCGAGGCGATCGTCGAGCCCCGCGTCGGCGGCTGCTATCGCCTGGCCTTCCATGACTTCGACCACGTGATGGAGGGCGCTGTCACCGCCTGGGACCCGCCCAGGGCCTTCGAATACACCTGGACCGAAGCCCAGGCCGGCGGCGACTCCCTGGTGCGGGTGACCCTGGAGCCGGACGGCGAGGGTTGCCGCCTGGTGCTGCTGCACACCCTGAAAGCCGGCGGCGAGATGGCCGACTTCGCCTCCGGCTGGCACTGGCACCTGGACTGCCTGGACGACGCGGCGGAGGGCGTGGCCAGCCGCTTCGACCGGGCGCGGTGGGAGGTGCTGCGGGCGGCGTATGGGATGACGCTTTAG
- a CDS encoding ArnT family glycosyltransferase gives MFDAARLDAWTRGWQGPLLAALVALAAALPGALALPTMDRDEARFAQATAQMLETGDFVDIRYQDAPRDKKPVGIHWLQAASVGVLSSAEARQIFFYRIPSLLGAMLAAAACAWGAAAWFGSARGFAAGGILGACFILATEGGLAKTDAVLCGSTTLALAALGRIYAESQGTPGVSTGWRTRLLFWAGMAVAVIDKGPIGPMVALLTGLSLWAVDRRAPWARRMSWAWGLILVLAVAGPWAVAISVKTDGAFWGRAIGGDVAPKLRGGQEGHGAFFGYHALFALLLTFPFTALLPATLLGGWHARKEPAVRFALCWLIPAWLVFELTPTKLPHYTLPTYGALAWLAVAALDRTIAGPSRWIGLGLSLFAGLLLAGGAGYLQSRFGSGATLPWTLIVAILAIGAAVAGAAVLLRPARRWGLLAAAGVLGLSAHAALAAGVLAQAGPFWLSQRIAAMLDQAHMNPREGLTPGPVTVVGYAEPSLVFALGTETELGDAGDGAEAISEGRPVVVEKRAEQGFIEELAADRLKASPVAQTKGFDYSNGKSDTVILYRSDSPPPATPLAPPPAPPAAPPAADDSKGSN, from the coding sequence ATGTTCGACGCCGCCCGACTAGACGCCTGGACCCGCGGTTGGCAGGGCCCACTGCTCGCGGCGCTGGTGGCCCTGGCGGCGGCCCTGCCGGGCGCCCTGGCCCTGCCGACCATGGACCGGGACGAGGCCCGCTTCGCCCAGGCCACCGCCCAGATGCTGGAGACCGGCGACTTCGTCGACATCCGCTACCAGGACGCCCCGCGCGACAAGAAGCCGGTCGGCATCCACTGGCTGCAGGCGGCCAGCGTCGGCGTCTTGTCCTCGGCCGAGGCGCGGCAGATCTTTTTCTACCGTATCCCCTCACTGCTGGGCGCCATGCTGGCGGCGGCGGCCTGCGCCTGGGGCGCCGCCGCCTGGTTCGGCTCGGCGCGAGGCTTTGCGGCCGGCGGCATCCTGGGCGCGTGCTTCATCCTGGCCACCGAGGGGGGCCTGGCCAAGACCGACGCGGTTCTGTGCGGCTCGACCACCCTTGCCCTGGCGGCCCTGGGGCGGATCTACGCTGAATCGCAAGGGACCCCGGGCGTCTCCACCGGCTGGCGTACGCGGCTCCTCTTCTGGGCCGGCATGGCCGTGGCCGTGATCGACAAGGGGCCGATCGGGCCGATGGTGGCGCTGCTCACGGGCCTGTCGCTGTGGGCGGTGGATCGCCGTGCGCCCTGGGCCCGGCGGATGTCCTGGGCCTGGGGCCTGATCCTGGTTCTGGCGGTGGCCGGGCCGTGGGCGGTGGCGATCAGCGTCAAGACCGACGGCGCCTTCTGGGGCCGCGCCATCGGCGGCGACGTGGCCCCCAAGCTGCGCGGCGGCCAGGAGGGACACGGCGCCTTCTTCGGCTATCACGCCCTGTTCGCCCTGCTCTTGACCTTCCCCTTCACCGCGCTCTTGCCCGCCACGCTGCTGGGCGGCTGGCATGCGCGCAAGGAGCCGGCGGTGCGCTTCGCCCTCTGCTGGCTGATCCCCGCCTGGCTGGTGTTCGAGCTGACCCCGACCAAGCTGCCGCACTACACCCTGCCGACCTATGGCGCCCTGGCCTGGCTGGCGGTCGCCGCCCTGGACCGGACCATCGCCGGCCCGAGCCGCTGGATCGGCCTGGGCCTCAGCCTGTTCGCCGGCCTGTTGCTGGCGGGCGGCGCCGGTTATCTGCAGAGCCGTTTCGGGTCGGGCGCGACCCTGCCCTGGACCCTGATCGTGGCGATCCTGGCGATCGGGGCCGCCGTCGCCGGCGCAGCCGTGCTGCTGAGGCCCGCACGCCGCTGGGGATTGCTGGCCGCGGCCGGTGTCCTGGGCCTGTCCGCCCACGCCGCCCTGGCCGCCGGAGTCCTGGCCCAGGCCGGGCCGTTCTGGCTGTCGCAGCGCATCGCCGCCATGCTCGACCAGGCGCACATGAACCCGCGCGAGGGCCTCACCCCAGGCCCGGTCACGGTGGTCGGCTACGCCGAGCCCAGCCTGGTCTTCGCCCTGGGCACCGAGACCGAACTGGGCGACGCCGGCGACGGAGCCGAGGCCATTTCCGAAGGCCGCCCCGTGGTCGTGGAAAAGCGCGCCGAACAGGGCTTCATCGAGGAGCTGGCCGCCGACCGTCTGAAGGCCAGCCCGGTCGCCCAGACCAAGGGGTTCGACTATTCCAACGGCAAGAGCGATACCGTCATCCTCTATCGCTCCGACAGTCCGCCGCCCGCGACGCCGCTGGCCCCGCCCCCTGCGCCGCCGGCCGCCCCGCCCGCGGCGGACGACAGCAAGGGTTCGAACTGA
- a CDS encoding CDP-diacylglycerol diphosphatase: MLDLNRPRWPSVLVLLAGLALCAAGPARAMHLGGIKHMINGAEAAHPNALWHVVHDLCTRDVRLSGDPAPCAKVDLRGGYAVLKDVERHSQYLLLPTARVTGIESPALLAPGSPNYWQAAWANRSLVEKDIGHPVPRDAIGMAVNSYAGRTQNQLHIHIDCVSVQAQKALAGKLDSLGPHWTTLRVWENGATYRVRWIAGSDPGAADPFKLVAHADPKARADMGRMSIALIPATRRDGTPGFVLLADRSDDAHEAVAEELLDHRCHVLSGPGGV, translated from the coding sequence GTGCTCGACCTGAACCGGCCCCGTTGGCCGTCCGTCCTTGTGTTGCTCGCGGGCCTCGCCCTGTGCGCGGCCGGGCCGGCGCGCGCCATGCACCTGGGCGGGATCAAGCACATGATCAACGGGGCCGAGGCGGCGCACCCCAACGCCCTCTGGCATGTCGTCCACGACCTTTGCACCCGCGACGTGCGGCTGAGCGGCGATCCGGCCCCCTGCGCCAAGGTCGACCTGCGCGGCGGCTATGCGGTGCTGAAGGACGTCGAGCGACACAGCCAGTACCTGCTGCTGCCCACCGCCCGGGTCACCGGCATCGAGAGCCCCGCCCTGCTGGCGCCGGGCTCGCCAAATTATTGGCAGGCGGCCTGGGCCAATCGCAGCCTAGTGGAAAAGGACATCGGCCATCCCGTGCCGCGCGACGCCATCGGCATGGCGGTCAATTCCTATGCCGGCCGCACCCAGAACCAGCTGCATATCCACATCGACTGCGTGAGCGTGCAGGCCCAGAAGGCCCTGGCCGGCAAGCTGGACAGCCTCGGCCCGCACTGGACCACCTTGAGGGTCTGGGAAAACGGCGCGACCTATCGCGTGCGCTGGATCGCCGGCAGCGACCCTGGCGCGGCCGATCCGTTCAAACTGGTGGCCCACGCGGACCCCAAGGCCCGGGCCGACATGGGCCGCATGTCGATCGCCCTGATCCCCGCCACGCGCCGCGACGGGACGCCCGGCTTCGTGTTGCTGGCCGACCGCTCGGACGACGCCCACGAGGCCGTCGCCGAGGAGTTGCTGGATCACCGCTGCCACGTGCTGTCGGGCCCCGGCGGGGTCTGA
- a CDS encoding ArsR/SmtB family transcription factor → MLAVLTALADPTRLKVVEMLAGGERSAGEIERALGINQPAASKHLKSLRLAGLVAVRKDAQRRLYRLQPEPLAELDAWLSLYRPFWSDKLDALERHLDQEC, encoded by the coding sequence ATGCTCGCTGTCCTCACCGCCCTCGCCGACCCGACCCGCCTGAAGGTGGTGGAGATGCTGGCCGGCGGCGAGCGGTCGGCGGGCGAGATCGAGCGGGCCTTGGGCATCAATCAGCCGGCCGCGTCCAAGCACTTGAAGAGCCTGCGACTTGCAGGGCTGGTGGCCGTGCGCAAGGACGCCCAGCGCCGGCTCTATCGGCTGCAGCCAGAGCCCCTGGCCGAGTTGGACGCCTGGCTCTCCCTCTATCGCCCGTTCTGGAGCGACAAGCTCGACGCCCTCGAACGCCATCTGGACCAGGAGTGCTGA